The genomic interval GTCAGGTAATCCGATATCACAGAGCATAAGGTCAAAGCACTCTTTTGATAACAAATCGATGGCCTTACGTCCCTCGTTAACATATTGAACGATATATCCATTATCAGAAAGAAGGTTTTCCAGAATTTTGCCAATAGCCAGTTCATCTTCTACCAAAAGGATACGATACTTACTCTTTCTTTTTTTACCGGCGTCGTCTTTCGATGAAGGCTGTGGTGGTAACTCTTCTGCCGTTGCAGGGAATTTCAGGGTAAAAGTACTGCCTTTCCCAGGCTGGCTCTGCACTTCTATTGTTCCCCCGTGCCGTTTGACAATACCATACACGACGCTCATTCCCAGTCCCATCCCCTTTTTCTTAGTAGTAAAAAAAGGATCAAATATCTTTGCCTTTACTTCATCAGTCATGCCTGTTCCAGTGTCGGCGATACTGAGAAAAACATAGCCTTCTTTTTCCCATGTGGAAAGTGAAATAGTTCCTCCTTCAGGCATTGCGTCCAGCGCATTCAGGAAAATATTTAATACTACCTCCCTTAATTCCGGGGAATTGCCCTTTATATTCGGCACGTTCTTAAGGCAATCCGTATTCAATTGATATTTTAAGCCTTTACCTTCGGCAATGTTCTTCCACAATGGCTTGGTAAAAACTATTATATTATTGACTAAGCTGTTCATATTAACCTGGATCATTTTCCGGGGGTCGACAGACGTGCTGGTAAACTCTTTCATTCTGCGAACGACTTCAGCGCCGTCTATGCATTGTTCGCGAATAATAGAAAGCGCTTGCAGCAATTTTATCCTGCCCTTGCTTTCTTTTATCAATAGTTGGATATTTGCGTCAATGACTGCGAGGATGTTATTTAATTCATGCGCAATGCCGGAGGCCATCACACCCAACCCTTGCAGTTTTTGCGCATGGAGAAGTTCTGTTTCCATCTTCTTTAAATCGGTTATATCGGTAGAAATACTTCCGATTGCATACATAATGCCGTCAGCCTTGAATATGGGAAATTTGACGGAAATAAAGGTGTGTTGCCCGGTATCGGAGTCCACTTGTATTTTATATTGTACCGGTTGTTTCGTTTCAAAAACCTTTTTATCGTGTATTACAATTTCATCTGCTGCTTTTCGGGGAAGGATATCATGTACGGTCTTTCCTGCAACTTCCTCTGTTTTTTTATGGATAAAATTTTCATATTCTTTGTTAATCAGAAGGTAGCGACCATTCATGTCAATTATTGATATGAGGGCAGTGGTGTTGTTGATGATTGAACGATATTTTAGCTCGCTTTTAACCAGTTCAGACATGGTATGGCTGCTATACTGTATTTCTCTCTCAATGGTATCTGCCATACTATTGAAGCTGTTTGCAAGCTCTCCTAATTCGTCATTTCTGCGCAGAGAAACCCTTCCTTTAAAATTCCCCGCAGAAAATGACTTTGTAGCGGCTTTTAATTTTTGAATAGGCCTTGAAATTGATGCGGCGAATAGCGTCCCTGTGCAAGATACAAGTAAACAAACGGAAACGCCTAAAACCAAAGATATGATTCCCAACGTTTTTAAAGAGGCAAACAACTCTGCCTTATCGGTTTCAGCCAGTAATATCCACTGACAATCAGGAATGTCAATTGAAACCCCAACAACCTGTCTTTCCCTGTAATCAGTATAAATCCCTACCATCTCCTGTG from Candidatus Kuenenia stuttgartiensis carries:
- a CDS encoding ATP-binding protein, translated to MKSFNIKWKILLFGLCAALIPIALITTMYYLYLRTEIRDREINRFTALAKAKKNYLLLCIASKENRVIDFCSDGYIRESLEKITHGEYRSTIIQSLTKYLKTAKLPIDTHMLGIHIVDTEYNVIVSTDEKMAGKNIYTEEKLLTNMDFTQKKVYLYPLHFCSLCGMKGFHIISPIHHLGISRKEPLGYLIACFDVSAINEIFTDYRNIGDTGEVYLVNRDKIMITESRFVKDAPLQQKVDTEPVRKILESSQEMVGIYTDYRERQVVGVSIDIPDCQWILLAETDKAELFASLKTLGIISLVLGVSVCLLVSCTGTLFAASISRPIQKLKAATKSFSAGNFKGRVSLRRNDELGELANSFNSMADTIEREIQYSSHTMSELVKSELKYRSIINNTTALISIIDMNGRYLLINKEYENFIHKKTEEVAGKTVHDILPRKAADEIVIHDKKVFETKQPVQYKIQVDSDTGQHTFISVKFPIFKADGIMYAIGSISTDITDLKKMETELLHAQKLQGLGVMASGIAHELNNILAVIDANIQLLIKESKGRIKLLQALSIIREQCIDGAEVVRRMKEFTSTSVDPRKMIQVNMNSLVNNIIVFTKPLWKNIAEGKGLKYQLNTDCLKNVPNIKGNSPELREVVLNIFLNALDAMPEGGTISLSTWEKEGYVFLSIADTGTGMTDEVKAKIFDPFFTTKKKGMGLGMSVVYGIVKRHGGTIEVQSQPGKGSTFTLKFPATAEELPPQPSSKDDAGKKRKSKYRILLVEDELAIGKILENLLSDNGYIVQYVNEGRKAIDLLSKECFDLMLCDIGLPDVSVWDIIKFIETVEKKPKIGILAGIPDIKEKYKNGQLLAFDFIITSPYELEEVLSSVQRVFNNTV